Proteins from a single region of Dyadobacter fanqingshengii:
- a CDS encoding glycoside hydrolase family 30 protein, translated as MNPTKQLLSTLLFALTLTSCSSATPGTVNGPGGKAEPITITINPAKTFQTIEHFGASDAWSCQFVGNWPDVKRNGIADLLFSSDTLGNGKPKGIGLSLWRFNIGAGTAEQGDASGIKDVWRRAESFLNNDGTYNWNKQAGQIWFLKAAKERGVSEFLAFPNSPPVQYTVNKKGYANGGKPNLTAEHFDKFGNFMANVVSGVREKTGITFNHISPVNEPQWDWSDGGQEGTPFFNNEIAGIAKSLSASLIKNKLPTKIDIAEAGQIDYLYSEFNKQGRGNQIYAFFDKTSPDYIGNLPNLTQTISGHSYFTTSPYSKAASKRQEIAKALQTTPGLKYWMSEYCILGDNEGEINGSGRDLGIGAGIYIAKVIHNDLVNASASAWHWWIAISPYNYKDGLIYIDKNKTDGSYQSSKMLWAFGNYSRFVRPGAVRTEVSASSASEGLLISSYKNTDNQLVTVIINDQQKAADIALDLPGYKLSNMKIYKTSATSDLELSPVHAGSPVTVEAKSIVTIVGRLAQ; from the coding sequence TTGAATCCAACCAAACAACTCCTATCAACCCTTCTCTTTGCATTAACCCTAACATCCTGCTCCTCAGCAACGCCGGGCACTGTCAACGGGCCTGGCGGCAAAGCGGAGCCTATAACCATCACCATTAACCCCGCTAAAACCTTCCAAACTATCGAACATTTCGGAGCCTCCGACGCCTGGTCGTGCCAGTTTGTGGGTAACTGGCCGGATGTTAAGAGGAACGGGATTGCGGATTTGCTTTTCAGCAGCGATACGCTGGGGAATGGGAAGCCGAAAGGCATTGGGTTGTCGTTATGGCGTTTCAACATTGGCGCGGGAACGGCTGAGCAGGGCGATGCCAGCGGGATCAAGGATGTATGGCGGCGTGCTGAGTCGTTTTTGAATAATGATGGCACTTATAACTGGAATAAGCAAGCCGGGCAGATCTGGTTTCTGAAAGCTGCGAAAGAGCGCGGTGTGAGTGAATTTCTTGCGTTTCCAAACAGTCCGCCGGTGCAGTATACGGTGAATAAAAAGGGTTATGCCAATGGCGGCAAGCCCAATTTAACGGCTGAGCATTTTGATAAGTTCGGTAATTTTATGGCCAATGTTGTCAGCGGCGTTCGCGAAAAGACGGGGATTACGTTCAACCACATTAGCCCTGTGAACGAGCCGCAGTGGGACTGGAGCGATGGCGGGCAGGAAGGCACACCGTTCTTCAACAACGAAATCGCAGGCATTGCAAAATCGCTGAGCGCATCATTGATCAAAAATAAATTACCTACAAAAATCGACATTGCCGAAGCCGGACAGATCGATTATCTCTATTCGGAATTCAATAAACAGGGCAGAGGCAACCAGATCTATGCATTTTTTGATAAAACATCACCCGATTACATTGGTAACCTGCCTAACTTAACCCAAACCATTTCCGGTCACAGCTATTTCACCACTTCGCCTTACAGCAAGGCTGCTTCAAAAAGACAGGAAATTGCCAAGGCATTGCAAACCACGCCGGGGCTGAAATACTGGATGTCGGAATATTGCATTTTAGGGGATAATGAAGGAGAGATCAATGGGAGCGGCCGCGATCTGGGGATTGGAGCAGGCATTTACATTGCCAAAGTGATCCACAATGATCTCGTCAATGCCAGCGCTTCCGCTTGGCACTGGTGGATAGCCATTTCGCCTTATAACTACAAAGACGGCCTTATTTATATTGACAAAAACAAAACGGACGGCAGCTATCAATCTTCCAAAATGCTGTGGGCATTCGGTAATTACAGCCGCTTCGTCCGTCCGGGAGCAGTCAGGACCGAAGTTTCTGCATCCTCAGCCAGCGAGGGTTTATTGATTTCTTCCTATAAAAATACCGACAACCAGCTCGTAACCGTCATCATCAATGATCAGCAAAAAGCAGCCGACATTGCGCTTGATTTGCCAGGTTACAAGCTTTCAAACATGAAAATCTATAAAACCTCGGCCACCTCAGACCTCGAATTAAGCCCCGTTCATGCGGGAAGTCCGGTGACCGTGGAGGCAAAGAGCATTGTAACGATTGTGGGCCGGCTAGCGCAATAA
- a CDS encoding RagB/SusD family nutrient uptake outer membrane protein, producing MIKQIKNIIITAVCGAFGLAVVACQENFLDVVPTDRVSDASILSDSVLFESFVINRYMGTRLTDKEAEGTLPGFGRGFEYAMWSSLTDESIYNNDDNTWVIQRGQLAPENTGIAGTLWGRSYRSIREINYALANVDKVPMSQGKKDRLKGELQFLRAFRYHDLIRNYGKVVLLGDKVYELGDDLTSQDLFNRSEIKAGIEYVVAQLDEASALLPKDNDNGSWKLGRATKGAAMALKARLLLYGASPLYNAATWAQAAAASKAVMDLNKYSLYTGGYGKIFTVSDHSEIIFGRLYAQGARHVCLEIANGPNSYNAWGGNVPVQNLVNDYEMMDGTKITETGTSYNPQDPYKGRDPRFYETVLYNGATYRGSTIQTFTPGGKDSKDGPSNWNTSKTGYYLKKFMNDALPIDNPWDVAGTQTWIYFRYAEILLSYAEAQNEAVGPDASVYAAINAVRRRPGVMMPVLKAGLTQAQMREKIRNERRIELAFEEHRFYDVRRWKIANVTENAPANGIEIGKSGNAFTYKVKEALTGKAFTDKQYWLPIPRAEIQASNNKLEQNPGY from the coding sequence ATGATAAAGCAAATAAAAAATATAATCATCACGGCCGTTTGCGGAGCTTTCGGGCTCGCGGTTGTTGCTTGCCAGGAGAATTTTCTGGATGTGGTGCCTACCGACCGTGTTTCCGATGCATCCATTTTATCCGACTCGGTTCTTTTCGAATCCTTTGTCATCAACCGCTACATGGGCACGCGCCTCACCGACAAAGAAGCCGAAGGCACATTGCCTGGCTTCGGACGTGGTTTTGAATATGCCATGTGGTCGTCGCTGACGGACGAATCCATTTACAATAACGATGACAACACCTGGGTGATCCAGCGCGGACAGCTTGCTCCTGAAAACACAGGGATCGCAGGAACGCTATGGGGCAGAAGTTACAGAAGCATCCGTGAGATCAACTACGCGCTGGCCAATGTGGACAAAGTTCCAATGAGCCAGGGGAAAAAAGACAGACTGAAAGGTGAGCTGCAATTCTTGCGCGCATTCCGCTATCACGACCTGATCCGTAATTATGGTAAAGTGGTGTTGCTCGGTGATAAAGTATACGAGTTGGGAGACGATCTCACAAGTCAGGATCTTTTTAACCGTTCGGAAATCAAAGCGGGCATTGAATATGTAGTTGCGCAGCTGGACGAAGCAAGTGCACTTTTGCCAAAAGACAATGACAACGGTTCCTGGAAATTGGGTCGCGCCACCAAAGGTGCTGCTATGGCATTGAAAGCGAGATTGTTGCTTTACGGTGCGAGCCCATTGTACAATGCGGCAACCTGGGCGCAAGCTGCTGCGGCTTCCAAAGCCGTGATGGATTTGAATAAATACAGCTTGTATACAGGCGGTTATGGCAAAATTTTCACAGTGAGTGACCATTCAGAAATCATTTTTGGCCGTCTTTATGCGCAGGGAGCGCGCCATGTGTGCCTGGAAATAGCCAACGGCCCAAACAGCTACAATGCCTGGGGCGGTAATGTGCCGGTGCAAAATCTGGTAAACGATTACGAAATGATGGACGGCACAAAGATCACAGAAACCGGGACCAGCTACAATCCGCAAGATCCGTACAAAGGCCGCGACCCGCGTTTTTATGAAACAGTCCTTTACAACGGAGCGACTTACCGGGGAAGCACCATTCAAACATTCACACCCGGTGGCAAGGACAGCAAAGACGGCCCGTCCAACTGGAACACTTCCAAGACAGGTTATTACCTGAAAAAATTCATGAATGATGCCCTGCCGATCGATAACCCGTGGGACGTTGCAGGAACACAAACCTGGATCTATTTCCGTTACGCCGAAATATTGCTCAGCTACGCAGAAGCACAAAACGAAGCCGTAGGACCCGACGCATCTGTTTACGCGGCGATCAATGCGGTAAGGCGACGTCCGGGCGTAATGATGCCGGTTTTAAAAGCGGGGTTAACCCAAGCCCAAATGCGTGAAAAAATCCGCAACGAGCGCCGCATCGAGCTGGCCTTCGAGGAGCACCGCTTCTACGACGTCCGCCGCTGGAAAATCGCCAACGTAACCGAGAATGCACCGGCAAACGGCATCGAGATCGGTAAAAGCGGCAATGCATTTACTTACAAAGTAAAGGAAGCCCTAACCGGAAAAGCATTCACCGATAAGCAATACTGGCTGCCAATCCCAAGGGCCGAGATCCAGGCTTCGAACAACAAGCTGGAACAAAACCCGGGGTATTAA
- a CDS encoding SusC/RagA family TonB-linked outer membrane protein — MKKSFRRRWALPVVFSGIEARMWRHIRLTLFLAMMSLCGFAQNAFVVKGTVTSENGESLPGASVILKGTSTGTTTDADGKYSLSISDPNGTLVFTYIGYINQEVAVANRSDIEVKLLTNDKTLQEIVVVGYGTQKKATLTGSVSEVKGADIVKSPQPNLSNSLAGRFSGFVANNRGGEPGYDGSSYTIRGFASTGNNDVLVVVDGIPGQVGGLERLDPNDIESISILKDASAAVYGSRAANGVILVTTKRGTTGKPVISYSFNQGFSSPTRLPGLADAPTYANILNEIDYYNNPAGGMNQFYTAEEIEKFRNGSDPLNYPNTDWQKETLNKFALQNQHNLGINGGTENVKYYVSLGTIYQDGLYKNGATKYKQYNFRSNIDANVTKDFKVGLSVSGRQENRQFPISSAGNTFRSIYRAYPTVISRYPNGFYSTGVENSNPVVLGKDMGGTINNPTSVFNGILRGSYDLPFVEGLSVDGFFSVDKSFNFSKNFSTPYTLYNYNGDTGAYNAVVTGGSAGAASLTQSQLNITNVTQNIRMSFLRQFGNHNVNAFVAYEQNKRNEVKFDASRINYPTVSTPELSQGGAAATDKNNSGSSYNFTRKSVIGRIAYNFSEKYLAEVQARIDGSSVFPKGKQFGFFPSISAGYRISEEDWFKNSVNFINDLKIRASYGSLGNDNVGQFQYYNNYSFVNQYVLGSNVITPGIDLTKLANPNITWEVAKKMDIGLNAVILKNFSLEVIYFQQKRSDILAARNASIPNTSGIVNPFKTTDNTPLVPDQNIGKVNSSGFEATLGYNHSGTFRYNISGNVTYAKSKVVFMDEAPGTLDYQRQTGGPLYTNLLYNSIGIFRTQADLDAYPHLKGAQLGDLILEDYNGDGEITADDQTRTPYGNVPLLTYGLVLNGGYKAFDASVVFSGQGMVSQYVLPESGQVGNFYSSWADNRWSPSNPEGSYPRVDTRASSSINGGLYANTFWLDNASFVRLKNIEVGYTLPKDALSKIKIASLRIYASAFNLFTITGVKDYDPEGNNTSGQFYPQQRILNLGLNIKF, encoded by the coding sequence ATGAAGAAATCTTTTCGAAGAAGGTGGGCGTTGCCTGTGGTGTTTAGCGGAATCGAGGCCAGGATGTGGCGGCATATCCGGCTGACTCTTTTCCTGGCAATGATGTCGCTCTGCGGTTTTGCGCAGAATGCATTTGTGGTGAAAGGGACTGTTACTTCTGAAAACGGAGAATCGCTTCCGGGTGCAAGCGTGATCTTGAAAGGAACATCCACCGGAACCACAACCGACGCAGACGGTAAATATTCACTCAGCATCTCTGATCCGAACGGCACACTGGTATTTACTTACATTGGCTATATCAATCAGGAAGTTGCCGTGGCAAACCGCAGCGATATTGAGGTGAAATTGCTGACCAATGACAAAACATTGCAAGAAATTGTGGTGGTAGGTTACGGAACGCAGAAAAAGGCAACCTTAACGGGGTCTGTTTCAGAAGTGAAAGGCGCAGACATTGTAAAAAGCCCGCAGCCAAACCTTTCGAACTCATTAGCAGGCCGCTTTTCTGGTTTTGTTGCCAATAACAGGGGCGGGGAGCCGGGTTATGACGGTTCCAGTTACACCATCCGCGGTTTCGCATCAACTGGAAATAACGATGTGCTGGTCGTAGTGGACGGAATTCCTGGTCAGGTTGGCGGTTTGGAACGTCTGGATCCAAATGACATTGAGAGCATTTCCATTTTGAAAGATGCTTCTGCCGCCGTTTACGGCAGTCGCGCGGCGAACGGCGTTATCCTGGTAACCACCAAAAGAGGGACAACCGGAAAGCCGGTCATTTCTTACAGTTTCAACCAAGGTTTCTCATCCCCGACAAGGCTTCCCGGCCTGGCTGATGCACCAACTTATGCGAACATCCTGAACGAGATCGACTATTATAACAATCCTGCCGGCGGCATGAACCAGTTTTATACAGCCGAGGAAATCGAGAAATTCAGGAACGGGTCCGATCCATTGAATTACCCGAATACGGATTGGCAAAAGGAGACCCTGAATAAATTTGCATTGCAAAATCAGCACAATCTGGGCATTAACGGCGGGACGGAGAATGTAAAATATTATGTGTCGCTGGGGACGATTTATCAGGATGGTTTATACAAAAACGGCGCAACGAAATACAAGCAATATAACTTCCGCTCAAACATTGACGCCAATGTTACGAAGGATTTCAAAGTAGGCCTTTCGGTATCAGGACGCCAGGAAAACCGTCAATTTCCGATTTCTTCTGCTGGGAACACATTCCGCTCCATTTACCGCGCTTATCCAACCGTCATTTCGCGCTACCCGAACGGATTTTACTCCACAGGCGTAGAAAACAGCAATCCGGTGGTGCTGGGAAAAGATATGGGCGGAACGATCAACAACCCGACTTCCGTTTTTAACGGGATACTTCGCGGAAGTTATGACCTGCCTTTTGTAGAGGGATTGTCTGTGGACGGATTTTTCTCAGTGGATAAATCTTTCAATTTCTCTAAAAATTTCAGCACACCTTACACGCTTTACAACTACAACGGCGATACAGGCGCTTACAATGCTGTGGTGACAGGCGGCTCGGCAGGAGCTGCGTCCCTGACGCAATCCCAGCTGAACATTACCAACGTCACGCAGAACATCCGGATGAGCTTTTTGAGACAATTCGGTAACCATAACGTGAATGCATTTGTGGCTTATGAGCAAAACAAGCGTAACGAGGTGAAATTTGACGCGTCCCGCATCAATTACCCGACCGTTTCAACGCCTGAACTTTCACAGGGCGGCGCGGCAGCCACGGACAAAAACAACTCCGGAAGCAGCTATAATTTCACTCGTAAGAGCGTGATAGGCCGTATCGCTTACAACTTCAGCGAAAAATATCTGGCCGAAGTGCAGGCCCGTATCGACGGTTCTTCCGTATTTCCGAAAGGAAAACAATTCGGCTTTTTTCCCTCTATATCAGCCGGTTACCGTATTTCGGAAGAAGATTGGTTCAAGAACAGCGTGAATTTTATTAATGATCTTAAAATCCGTGCTTCTTACGGTTCGCTGGGTAATGATAACGTTGGCCAATTCCAGTATTACAACAACTATTCTTTTGTAAACCAATATGTGCTTGGTTCCAATGTAATCACGCCTGGCATTGACCTTACCAAGCTCGCTAACCCAAACATTACATGGGAAGTAGCTAAGAAAATGGACATTGGGCTTAATGCTGTTATCCTCAAAAATTTCAGCTTAGAAGTTATTTATTTCCAACAAAAGCGGTCCGATATCCTGGCGGCAAGAAACGCCTCTATTCCAAACACTTCCGGAATTGTGAATCCGTTTAAAACCACCGATAACACACCTTTGGTGCCGGATCAGAACATTGGAAAGGTGAATAGCTCTGGTTTTGAAGCCACATTGGGTTATAATCACTCAGGAACATTCCGCTACAACATTTCTGGAAATGTGACCTATGCCAAAAGTAAGGTTGTATTTATGGACGAAGCGCCGGGAACACTGGATTACCAGCGTCAGACAGGCGGGCCGCTTTACACCAATTTGCTGTACAACTCGATCGGCATTTTCCGCACGCAGGCAGATCTGGACGCATATCCGCACCTGAAAGGCGCACAATTGGGTGACCTGATCCTGGAAGATTATAACGGCGATGGCGAAATCACAGCCGACGACCAGACCAGAACGCCTTACGGAAATGTGCCTTTACTGACATATGGATTGGTCTTGAATGGGGGTTACAAGGCATTTGACGCATCGGTTGTTTTCTCAGGCCAGGGCATGGTAAGCCAGTATGTGCTTCCTGAATCGGGACAAGTAGGAAACTTTTACAGCAGTTGGGCCGACAATCGTTGGAGCCCAAGCAACCCGGAAGGTTCTTATCCACGTGTTGATACGCGCGCTTCTTCTTCCATCAACGGGGGGCTTTATGCCAACACGTTCTGGCTGGACAACGCATCATTTGTGCGTTTGAAAAACATTGAAGTGGGTTATACATTGCCAAAAGACGCATTGTCGAAGATTAAAATTGCGTCCCTCAGAATCTACGCCAGCGCATTTAACCTCTTCACGATCACGGGTGTGAAAGATTATGATCCCGAAGGAAATAACACCAGCGGACAGTTTTATCCGCAGCAGAGGATCTTGAACCTGGGTTTGAACATTAAGTTTTAA